The Polynucleobacter sp. TSB-Sco08W16 genome includes a region encoding these proteins:
- the coaE gene encoding dephospho-CoA kinase (Dephospho-CoA kinase (CoaE) performs the final step in coenzyme A biosynthesis.), with the protein MATASPILVSEQPDLSRLKGRIPLIGLTGGIGSGKTAVSDLLGKLGAGIIDTDLIAHQITAPNGVAISAIKKQFGTEFIDLNGALDRSKMRTLVFAKPEARKALEEITHPFIRQETLKQANQLATANAPYLVFVVPLLIESGTWEGLIDDLVVVDCPEELQIARVMHRSNLARAEVERILQAQASRKDRLARADFVLENQGDFAELEAEVNQLHQKILQIKKDQLSSS; encoded by the coding sequence ATGGCCACAGCTTCTCCAATCTTGGTTTCTGAGCAACCCGATTTAAGCAGATTAAAGGGGCGCATTCCCTTGATCGGCTTAACTGGAGGCATTGGTTCGGGCAAAACAGCGGTCAGCGATTTATTGGGGAAATTGGGCGCCGGAATTATTGATACTGATCTGATTGCCCATCAGATCACTGCTCCAAATGGAGTGGCAATTTCAGCCATCAAGAAGCAGTTTGGCACCGAGTTTATTGACCTCAATGGGGCTCTAGATAGAAGCAAGATGCGCACCCTAGTGTTCGCCAAACCTGAAGCCAGAAAAGCCCTTGAGGAGATTACCCACCCCTTTATTCGACAAGAAACCTTAAAACAGGCTAATCAGCTAGCGACTGCAAACGCACCCTATCTCGTATTTGTGGTGCCGCTTTTGATTGAATCAGGTACTTGGGAAGGTCTAATTGACGATTTAGTGGTGGTGGACTGCCCTGAGGAGCTCCAAATTGCAAGGGTGATGCACCGCAGCAATTTAGCCCGGGCTGAAGTGGAAAGAATTCTTCAGGCTCAAGCATCCAGAAAAGATCGTCTTGCTCGCGCGGATTTCGTTCTTGAGAATCAAGGCGACTTTGCGGAACTCGAAGCCGAGGTCAATCAATTGCACCAAAAAATTCTGCAGATTAAGAAAGATCAGCTCAGTTCGTCATAG
- a CDS encoding A24 family peptidase, producing MHFFTIIDLVRAFLIMTLLCLAYIDLRTFRLPDFMTIPMIFFGLIFNGIGWGFTNVENAIAGAIIGYAFLWALNLVYLWIKKQNGIGMGDAKLLAALGAWLGVSALPEILFLASITGLLGGLLWLRLHQQGMRSAFPFGPFLAIAGIIELLWPQLLQSWFLSNPI from the coding sequence ATGCATTTTTTCACCATCATCGATCTAGTGCGAGCCTTCCTCATCATGACCTTGCTATGCTTGGCCTATATTGATCTACGCACGTTTCGACTGCCTGATTTCATGACCATTCCCATGATTTTTTTTGGACTGATATTTAACGGTATTGGATGGGGTTTTACTAACGTTGAAAATGCCATTGCAGGGGCAATTATTGGATATGCTTTTTTATGGGCTCTCAACCTAGTCTATCTTTGGATTAAAAAACAAAATGGCATCGGCATGGGGGATGCCAAACTATTGGCCGCTCTAGGGGCTTGGCTAGGTGTGAGTGCTTTACCAGAGATTCTCTTCTTAGCCTCAATCACCGGTCTATTGGGAGGGCTTCTTTGGCTTCGACTCCACCAGCAAGGTATGCGGTCAGCATTTCCTTTTGGACCATTTCTTGCTATTGCTGGCATTATTGAGCTGTTATGGCCACAGCTTCTCCAATCTTGGTTTCTGAGCAACCCGATTTAA
- a CDS encoding type II secretion system F family protein, which translates to MALSKQSQWDFAQQLLTLFHAGLALLNAIELIQSSAPKDWQPWLKAIQTHLKQGNSFSHSLMAQDNLFSMEFINLIRVSERTGDISLALKTICQQLEAQIELRRKVQQALSYPLITLGSSFLLVIVMMIWVVPVFKDVFGHFQAELPPPTKALIQASSLLNNFALEISICLITSIFIFLGAWFKSSAFQKKCDEWSFRIPLIGKLLRLAALTYWCRTLSHLLDSGLPLPDALRVTAQSSNHWLSHDLSAEVFKQLTRGWPLGDALKKADPKYGFFDPETLQLLHIASESGLLAQMLSKRAHTLGSQLSNRLNNLSQTLEPLLIIIVGVIIGSLVTILYLPIFNLGQIV; encoded by the coding sequence ATGGCACTAAGTAAACAATCTCAATGGGATTTTGCACAGCAATTGTTGACTCTGTTTCATGCTGGATTAGCGCTTCTAAATGCTATCGAACTCATTCAATCCTCGGCTCCAAAAGACTGGCAACCCTGGTTAAAGGCAATCCAAACTCATCTGAAGCAAGGCAATAGCTTTTCTCACAGTCTAATGGCACAAGACAATCTATTTTCCATGGAGTTTATTAACTTGATTCGAGTAAGTGAGCGCACTGGCGATATTTCTCTCGCTCTCAAAACGATATGCCAGCAACTAGAAGCTCAAATTGAATTAAGACGTAAAGTGCAACAAGCCCTGAGCTACCCCCTTATTACCTTAGGCAGCTCATTCCTATTGGTGATCGTCATGATGATTTGGGTTGTTCCTGTTTTTAAGGATGTTTTTGGGCATTTTCAGGCAGAACTGCCACCGCCCACAAAAGCGCTCATTCAAGCTTCATCACTCTTAAACAACTTTGCCCTAGAAATCAGCATTTGTCTTATCACCAGTATTTTCATTTTCTTGGGTGCCTGGTTCAAATCCTCCGCCTTCCAAAAGAAGTGTGATGAATGGAGTTTTCGTATTCCCCTAATAGGAAAATTGCTGCGCCTAGCAGCCTTAACTTACTGGTGCCGAACCCTAAGCCACCTTCTAGACTCAGGATTACCACTTCCAGATGCATTGCGAGTGACCGCACAATCATCCAACCATTGGCTGAGCCATGACTTGAGTGCAGAAGTTTTTAAACAATTAACCCGAGGGTGGCCTTTAGGGGATGCCTTGAAAAAAGCTGATCCAAAATATGGCTTTTTTGATCCCGAGACCTTGCAATTACTTCATATCGCATCTGAAAGCGGCCTTCTTGCGCAAATGCTTAGCAAGCGTGCCCACACCTTAGGATCACAACTAAGTAACCGACTTAATAACTTGAGTCAAACTTTGGAACCTTTGCTCATTATTATTGTTGGTGTAATTATTGGTAGTCTTGTCACCATCTTGTATCTACCGATATTTAATTTAGGGCAAATCGTTTAA
- a CDS encoding GspE/PulE family protein, whose amino-acid sequence MSVSHDDSLIIRTWYEIATVALHARASDIHIEAGTLNSLVRIRVDGLLQLASQYPADLHERLITRIKVLARLDIAEKRIPQDGRLCIGLDFSKPDIDCRVSILPTLYGEKAVIRILPNKLDGLALNQIGLLPEQLCILQKTISQPNGLILVTGPTGSGKTRTLYSCLNTLNQTHRNLCSIEDPVEIRLPGVNQVAYHPRAGLDFGTIIKALLRQDPDVIMIGEIRDAATAQLAIQAAQTGHLVLSTLHTRDARGALARLKNLGVDEESLVSCLRSVSSQRLIRKLCHECKKSVAKAMSSCSKCKGSGYFGRIGVHEVLSSRHLFDSFLPSLSMSEAGSQYVKAGLIDQASLDAEVSQWH is encoded by the coding sequence TTGAGCGTTTCTCATGATGACTCACTCATAATTCGCACCTGGTATGAGATCGCAACTGTTGCGCTTCATGCCAGAGCTAGCGATATTCACATTGAGGCTGGAACCCTAAATAGCCTTGTCCGTATTCGAGTAGATGGCTTATTACAATTAGCGTCCCAATATCCCGCTGATCTGCATGAGCGACTGATTACGCGCATCAAAGTATTAGCACGCTTAGACATTGCCGAGAAGCGCATCCCACAAGATGGACGTCTTTGTATTGGTCTGGATTTTTCAAAACCCGATATTGATTGCCGTGTTTCGATACTGCCAACCCTGTATGGCGAAAAAGCAGTGATTCGAATCTTGCCCAACAAGCTAGATGGGCTTGCACTAAATCAAATTGGGTTACTCCCTGAACAGCTTTGCATTCTTCAAAAGACAATTTCACAACCCAATGGGTTAATTCTGGTCACAGGACCAACGGGGAGCGGTAAAACCCGCACGCTCTATAGCTGCTTGAATACACTCAATCAAACTCATCGCAATTTGTGCTCAATTGAGGATCCTGTTGAAATCCGCTTACCTGGCGTTAATCAAGTGGCGTATCACCCTCGTGCAGGCCTTGATTTTGGAACAATCATTAAGGCCCTTCTGAGGCAGGATCCCGATGTCATCATGATCGGAGAAATACGAGATGCTGCTACAGCACAACTGGCGATTCAAGCTGCACAGACCGGCCATCTTGTCTTAAGTACCTTGCATACTCGGGATGCTAGAGGAGCACTGGCTAGATTGAAAAATCTCGGGGTAGATGAAGAATCGTTGGTATCTTGTTTGCGAAGCGTTAGCTCCCAAAGATTGATTCGCAAACTATGCCATGAATGTAAAAAATCTGTCGCGAAAGCTATGAGTAGCTGCTCAAAATGTAAAGGCAGCGGTTACTTTGGGCGCATTGGTGTTCATGAAGTTTTAAGTAGCCGACATTTATTTGATTCTTTCTTGCCCTCTCTGAGTATGAGTGAAGCGGGATCACAATACGTCAAAGCTGGTCTTATTGATCAAGCCAGTCTAGATGCCGAGGTTAGCCAATGGCACTAA
- a CDS encoding HlyC/CorC family transporter, translated as MDNFFDDWPLYSQAALVLFLLALSGFFSMAETSMLSSNRHRLRAMANSGNSGAALAERLLKRIDSLLSVLLISNNLINTILPILVTGIALHLFGESGLVLSIATLVVALLIIIFSEITPKVIGAAFPEKIASNVGWLILPLTFLLKPLLWLINNFVSGLMKASGLQSSSDSRAMSKEELRSLVLESNRFVSTHHRNILLNLFNLENISVDDVMTPRSKIEVLDLARPIDEVVQQLETCYHNKLPVCDGDSERIVGILSVKKALSLLGDSDLQHEDFRSLINEPYFIPTGTPVLQQMQFFQDNQQRLSLVVNEYGEVLGLVTFEDIVEELIGEFTTSFSNLSTDPHWLADGTYLASGGASLRDLNRLLNLDLPLDGPRTLNGLILEKLEAIPGHDVSVKIAGIVMDIVQFDDQGVKTVKLYRPSPNLDQA; from the coding sequence ATGGACAACTTTTTTGACGATTGGCCCCTTTACAGCCAGGCTGCTTTAGTCCTATTTTTGCTCGCACTATCGGGCTTCTTTTCGATGGCTGAGACGAGCATGCTTTCATCAAACCGTCATCGCCTTCGTGCGATGGCCAATAGCGGAAACTCAGGCGCGGCCCTAGCTGAAAGACTTCTCAAACGAATTGACTCACTACTCTCAGTGCTGTTGATTTCAAATAATCTCATCAACACCATCCTTCCCATCTTGGTTACTGGGATTGCCCTGCATCTATTTGGCGAAAGCGGACTCGTTCTTTCTATCGCAACTTTAGTGGTTGCTTTACTCATCATCATCTTTAGTGAGATCACCCCCAAGGTAATTGGAGCTGCTTTCCCGGAAAAGATTGCATCTAACGTTGGATGGCTTATTTTGCCATTGACCTTTTTACTAAAACCTTTGCTTTGGCTAATTAACAATTTTGTTTCTGGCTTGATGAAAGCGTCAGGCTTGCAATCCTCCTCAGATAGCAGGGCAATGAGCAAAGAAGAGTTGCGTAGCCTAGTTCTAGAATCGAATCGCTTTGTTTCAACTCATCATCGTAATATTTTGCTCAACCTATTTAACCTAGAGAACATTAGCGTTGATGATGTAATGACCCCAAGGTCAAAAATTGAGGTTTTGGATCTTGCTAGACCGATTGATGAGGTTGTTCAGCAACTGGAGACGTGTTATCACAATAAATTACCCGTATGTGATGGTGATTCTGAGCGGATTGTGGGGATCTTATCGGTCAAAAAAGCCCTATCTTTATTAGGCGACTCCGACTTACAGCATGAAGACTTCAGGTCTCTCATCAATGAGCCTTATTTCATTCCTACTGGCACACCTGTTCTGCAACAGATGCAATTCTTTCAAGACAATCAACAGCGCTTAAGTTTGGTGGTCAATGAATATGGTGAGGTGCTAGGCCTAGTCACATTCGAAGATATCGTAGAAGAGCTGATTGGTGAATTCACAACCTCTTTCTCCAATCTGTCGACTGATCCTCACTGGCTGGCTGACGGAACCTATCTTGCCAGTGGTGGAGCCTCTTTAAGGGATCTGAATCGACTCCTCAATTTGGATCTCCCCTTAGATGGCCCTCGAACTTTAAACGGTCTTATCTTAGAAAAACTTGAAGCAATACCCGGCCATGATGTGAGCGTCAAAATTGCCGGTATCGTCATGGATATCGTGCAGTTTGATGACCAAGGCGTGAAGACCGTCAAACTCTATCGCCCAAGCCCCAACCTAGACCAAGCTTGA
- a CDS encoding methylated-DNA--[protein]-cysteine S-methyltransferase, which produces MAPSKKSSLAKSADYCVIEAPFGRLGILTEIVDGSLMLSRVDYLSANTPLSPPQNQLAKEVAKQCKAYFKDPHFQFDLPMKPLGTAHQQKVWKRIREIPLGQSRTYGEVAKAIKSGPRAVGTACGANPYPLITPCHRVLSAQGIGGFMKENVPGLYREIKTWLLRHEGVL; this is translated from the coding sequence ATGGCCCCATCAAAAAAATCTTCCCTGGCTAAAAGTGCTGATTACTGTGTCATTGAGGCCCCTTTTGGGAGGCTAGGTATTCTGACTGAGATAGTCGATGGGAGCCTCATGCTCTCAAGGGTTGACTATCTATCTGCAAACACCCCTCTTTCACCACCTCAGAATCAACTGGCTAAAGAAGTGGCTAAGCAATGCAAGGCTTACTTTAAGGATCCACATTTTCAATTTGATTTGCCGATGAAGCCGCTAGGCACTGCCCATCAGCAAAAAGTCTGGAAGCGTATTCGGGAGATACCTCTTGGTCAATCACGGACCTATGGTGAGGTAGCAAAAGCCATTAAAAGCGGTCCAAGGGCAGTAGGTACAGCCTGCGGCGCAAATCCCTACCCCTTGATCACTCCATGCCATCGCGTGTTATCCGCTCAGGGTATAGGCGGATTCATGAAAGAGAATGTTCCAGGCCTTTATCGAGAGATTAAGACTTGGCTTCTAAGGCACGAGGGGGTGCTCTAA
- a CDS encoding squalene/phytoene synthase family protein — MPSAKLNLLESLDADLAYQKAILSSVSRTFALTIPLLPPAIEKVVGNTYLLCRIVDTIEDAIDVKPEAKQALSKLFLDAVLETAPVQSFVEPCLVELKNYGNQDELDLIAHTPTVLRILHTCSSQDQAAVSRCVSIMSEGMSRFHGKQTEKGLQDLKEFEEYCYVVAGVVGELLTSIFSNHSASFAKNMKGHEALAIDFGQALQMTNILKDSPEDKARGVSWKPINTSQPELLRIAYQKLQASMDYILLIPKEELGMRRFCFLAFGLAVMTLSKIATRNQFNSKAEVKLSRKTVMMFYSFTKFAVHSDALMKMFFYASSKSLRK, encoded by the coding sequence GTGCCTTCAGCCAAATTAAACCTACTCGAAAGCCTTGATGCCGATCTAGCCTATCAAAAGGCTATTTTGAGCTCGGTATCCCGCACCTTTGCGCTCACCATTCCCCTATTGCCACCCGCTATTGAAAAAGTAGTTGGCAATACTTACTTACTTTGCAGAATTGTTGACACCATCGAAGATGCAATCGATGTCAAACCGGAAGCCAAGCAAGCACTCTCTAAGCTATTTCTAGATGCTGTTTTAGAGACCGCACCAGTACAGTCCTTCGTTGAGCCTTGCCTGGTAGAGCTCAAGAATTATGGCAATCAAGATGAGCTTGATTTAATAGCTCACACTCCAACTGTTTTGCGAATCTTACATACCTGCTCTAGCCAAGATCAAGCCGCCGTTAGTCGATGTGTTTCTATCATGTCTGAAGGGATGTCCCGATTTCATGGCAAGCAAACTGAAAAGGGCCTACAGGATCTAAAAGAATTTGAAGAGTACTGCTATGTCGTAGCTGGTGTGGTTGGAGAGCTTCTTACCAGTATTTTTAGTAATCACTCAGCTTCATTTGCAAAGAATATGAAAGGGCATGAAGCCCTAGCGATCGACTTTGGTCAAGCCTTGCAGATGACTAACATCCTCAAAGATTCACCTGAAGATAAAGCCCGGGGTGTTTCTTGGAAGCCAATCAATACCAGCCAGCCTGAGCTCCTGAGGATTGCCTATCAAAAGCTTCAAGCCTCCATGGACTACATCCTGCTAATTCCAAAGGAAGAGTTAGGGATGAGACGTTTTTGCTTCTTAGCATTTGGTCTTGCAGTAATGACGCTATCCAAAATTGCCACTCGCAATCAATTTAATAGTAAAGCGGAAGTTAAGCTCTCTCGCAAAACTGTAATGATGTTTTATAGCTTTACTAAATTTGCAGTTCATAGTGATGCACTCATGAAGATGTTCTTTTATGCATCATCCAAGTCACTCAGAAAATAA
- a CDS encoding sodium:solute symporter family protein, with product MLIWFVIIYWVVSVGIGLWAALRVKNTADFAAAGHSLPMPIVTATVFATWFGSETVLGIPATFLKEGLGGVVADPFGSSLCLILVGLFFARHLYNRRMLTIGDFFREKYGRTVEVLVTLCIVVSYLGWVAAQIKALGLVFNVVSEGSISQTGGMMIGAASVLIYTLFGGMWSVAITDFIQMIIIVIGMLYIGGEMTVQTGGIGVVIEHAAAAGQFSNFWPEMNLASILGFVAALCTMMLGSIPQQDVFQRITSSKNVNIAVNAAILGGVLYFIFAFVPMYLAYSATLISPDLVNQYLNTDPQMILPKLILNHAPLIAQVMFFGALLSAIKSCASATLLAPSVTFAENIVRGFFKHLSDRHLLKIMRITVLCFAVVVTFFAVNSELSIFKMVESAYKVTLVAAFVPLAFGVYWPRANSLGGLLAVVGGLTIWISSEILAPNAILPPQLAGLLASIAGMILGSLVPKDSLKAV from the coding sequence GTGCTGATTTGGTTCGTCATCATTTACTGGGTAGTCTCAGTTGGCATTGGCCTATGGGCTGCTTTGCGCGTCAAGAACACTGCTGATTTCGCAGCAGCAGGGCATAGTCTTCCAATGCCTATCGTGACAGCTACGGTTTTTGCAACTTGGTTTGGTTCGGAAACAGTTTTAGGTATTCCAGCAACCTTCTTAAAAGAAGGTTTAGGTGGTGTCGTTGCAGACCCATTTGGTTCCTCCCTTTGCCTCATCTTGGTGGGTCTCTTTTTTGCGCGGCACCTGTACAACCGTCGCATGCTTACTATCGGTGATTTCTTTCGCGAGAAGTATGGACGTACCGTTGAAGTTTTAGTAACGCTATGTATTGTTGTTTCATATTTAGGGTGGGTAGCTGCTCAGATCAAAGCTTTGGGTCTCGTGTTTAATGTTGTTTCTGAAGGCAGCATCTCTCAGACTGGTGGCATGATGATTGGCGCTGCTAGCGTCTTGATCTATACCCTATTTGGTGGCATGTGGTCAGTGGCGATTACTGACTTTATTCAGATGATCATTATTGTGATTGGCATGCTCTATATTGGCGGCGAGATGACCGTGCAGACCGGTGGTATTGGGGTAGTCATCGAGCATGCTGCAGCTGCTGGGCAGTTTAGTAATTTCTGGCCTGAAATGAATCTAGCATCAATCTTAGGATTTGTTGCAGCACTGTGTACGATGATGCTTGGCTCTATTCCGCAACAAGACGTCTTCCAGCGAATTACCTCAAGCAAAAATGTGAATATTGCCGTAAATGCTGCCATTCTGGGCGGCGTGCTGTACTTTATCTTTGCTTTTGTGCCGATGTATTTAGCTTATTCGGCAACTTTAATTAGTCCTGATTTGGTGAACCAATATTTGAATACGGATCCTCAAATGATTCTGCCAAAGCTCATCTTGAACCATGCTCCACTTATTGCTCAGGTGATGTTCTTTGGTGCTTTGCTATCTGCAATTAAGAGTTGCGCAAGTGCCACCTTGCTAGCGCCCTCAGTGACTTTTGCAGAAAACATTGTGAGAGGTTTTTTCAAGCACCTGTCAGATCGTCATTTGCTGAAAATCATGCGGATTACTGTCTTGTGTTTTGCAGTAGTTGTCACCTTTTTTGCTGTGAACTCTGAGTTATCTATTTTTAAGATGGTGGAGAGTGCCTATAAGGTCACCTTAGTGGCTGCTTTTGTACCACTCGCTTTTGGGGTCTACTGGCCTAGAGCAAACTCCTTAGGTGGCCTGTTGGCGGTAGTTGGGGGCCTGACAATCTGGATTAGCTCCGAAATTTTGGCCCCTAATGCCATCTTGCCACCGCAATTGGCAGGCTTATTGGCCAGTATTGCCGGCATGATTTTGGGTAGCCTAGTGCCAAAAGACTCTTTAAAGGCAGTTTAA
- a CDS encoding 2-dehydropantoate 2-reductase — translation MKICVIGGGGAIGGYLAVMLARAGNDVTVVARGSTLAAIKERGLALIMDDQPEPLVAQVKAVEKMRDAETPDVVILAVKAHQVEPIIDDLAAIMGPETILIPMQNGIPWWYFQKLGGEYQDHSVETVDAGGLAKKAINPNNIIGCVVYPATFTQAPGVIRHVEGNRFPLGELDGKTTERIQKISEMMSAAGFKSPILDDIRSEIWLKLWGNMTFNPISSLTHGTLEGICQYPLTKELARSMMAEAQTIAEKLGVTFRVDIERRIAGAEKVGKHKTSMLQDLEAGRSLEIDALLGSVIELGKITQTPTPCLNTVFALTKYLDENVQASKGSLALPSVSGY, via the coding sequence ATGAAAATCTGTGTGATCGGTGGAGGTGGTGCCATAGGCGGTTATCTAGCTGTCATGTTGGCCAGAGCGGGCAATGACGTCACCGTGGTTGCTCGTGGCTCAACTTTAGCCGCTATTAAAGAACGTGGTTTGGCACTGATCATGGATGATCAGCCAGAGCCATTAGTTGCGCAAGTCAAAGCAGTAGAAAAAATGAGAGATGCTGAAACGCCGGATGTGGTAATTTTGGCAGTGAAAGCCCATCAAGTGGAGCCCATCATTGATGACTTGGCTGCCATCATGGGCCCTGAAACGATTTTGATTCCAATGCAAAACGGTATTCCTTGGTGGTATTTCCAAAAATTGGGTGGTGAGTATCAAGACCACTCTGTTGAAACAGTGGATGCTGGCGGACTCGCAAAAAAAGCAATTAATCCAAACAACATCATTGGGTGCGTTGTGTATCCAGCAACGTTCACCCAAGCTCCCGGCGTCATTCGCCACGTAGAGGGTAATCGCTTTCCGTTAGGTGAGTTGGATGGCAAGACAACGGAGCGCATTCAAAAGATCTCAGAGATGATGAGCGCTGCCGGCTTTAAGTCACCAATCTTGGACGATATCCGTTCTGAGATTTGGCTCAAGCTGTGGGGAAATATGACTTTCAATCCAATCAGTTCTTTGACTCATGGAACCCTGGAGGGTATCTGCCAGTACCCGCTTACGAAAGAATTGGCGCGCAGCATGATGGCTGAAGCGCAAACGATTGCTGAGAAACTAGGCGTAACATTCCGCGTCGATATTGAGCGTCGCATTGCTGGTGCAGAAAAAGTGGGTAAGCATAAGACCTCAATGCTGCAAGACCTGGAGGCTGGCCGTAGTTTAGAAATCGATGCACTCTTGGGTTCAGTGATTGAGCTGGGTAAGATTACTCAGACACCCACTCCTTGTTTAAATACCGTATTTGCTTTAACAAAATACTTAGATGAAAACGTACAAGCTTCTAAAGGCAGCTTGGCTTTACCATCAGTTTCTGGTTATTAA
- a CDS encoding fumarylacetoacetate hydrolase family protein: MAQWLRFHHQGISSLGLLQGDQIAVYSGDLFNQPKATGELLKLADVTLDIPCVPSKMVAMVDNFHALVTKLEHSVPPEPLYFLKGNNSFLAANQVIRTPKSYSGKVVYEGELGIVVGKHIYEADESEAAKAIFGYTCINDVTAIEILNRDPGYAQWTRSKSFNTFGVFGPYITTDVDPSKLTIKTILNDQERQNYPVADMIFPPAKLVSLISQDMPLEAGDIIACGTSVGVGSMKSGSNVSIIIEGVGQLDNRFE, translated from the coding sequence ATGGCTCAATGGCTCAGATTTCATCATCAGGGAATAAGTAGCTTGGGACTGTTGCAAGGCGATCAAATTGCCGTGTATTCAGGCGATTTATTCAATCAACCCAAGGCAACTGGCGAGCTGCTTAAACTTGCGGATGTCACTCTGGATATTCCTTGTGTTCCATCAAAGATGGTGGCAATGGTGGATAACTTCCATGCCCTAGTGACTAAGCTCGAACATTCAGTACCGCCTGAACCCCTGTACTTTCTCAAAGGAAATAACTCTTTCTTAGCTGCTAACCAAGTGATTCGGACACCCAAATCGTATTCAGGGAAAGTCGTCTACGAGGGTGAATTGGGGATCGTGGTTGGTAAGCACATTTACGAGGCAGATGAATCTGAGGCTGCAAAAGCTATTTTTGGATATACCTGCATCAACGATGTGACTGCAATTGAAATTCTTAACCGTGATCCTGGGTATGCTCAGTGGACTCGGTCAAAAAGTTTTAATACTTTTGGCGTTTTTGGTCCCTACATCACCACCGATGTTGACCCGAGCAAGCTAACCATCAAAACGATTCTGAACGATCAAGAGCGTCAGAATTACCCGGTTGCAGATATGATCTTCCCACCAGCTAAATTGGTAAGCTTGATTTCTCAAGATATGCCTCTGGAAGCGGGCGACATCATTGCTTGCGGCACCTCGGTGGGTGTTGGCTCCATGAAATCTGGCAGCAACGTCAGCATCATCATTGAAGGTGTTGGGCAGTTGGATAATCGCTTCGAATAA
- a CDS encoding polyprenyl synthetase family protein, whose amino-acid sequence MPSTVKTNDLSQILAPIAIDFKGLDEVIRLKLASKVALIDQISTYIIQAGGKRVRPALLMLVAKALANGKATPHTLEMAAVVEFIHTATLLHDDVVDESTLRRGRETANAAFGNAASVLVGDFLYSRAFQMMVGPNDLRVMQILSDATNTIAEGEVLQLLNMNDPEVDEASYLQVIRYKTAKLFEASTELGAILANSTDSQREQAGAFGRHIGTAFQLMDDLLDYTASAAQMGKNAGDDLREGKPTLPLIYLLENGSNEERLLVRAAIEQNQDLPDDVFAQILAAVQTSGALDYTQAAAKREADLALECINDFPSNEATTALRALCEYSLARQT is encoded by the coding sequence ATGCCGAGCACTGTCAAAACCAATGACTTAAGCCAAATTCTGGCCCCTATTGCTATAGATTTCAAGGGCTTAGACGAGGTGATTCGCCTCAAATTGGCCTCGAAAGTGGCCTTAATTGACCAAATCTCAACTTATATCATCCAGGCCGGCGGAAAACGGGTAAGACCAGCCCTCTTGATGCTTGTAGCCAAGGCCTTAGCCAATGGCAAAGCAACCCCTCACACCCTAGAAATGGCTGCTGTAGTGGAATTTATCCATACGGCCACCCTACTCCATGACGATGTAGTCGATGAATCCACCCTCAGAAGGGGGCGCGAGACCGCAAATGCCGCCTTTGGCAACGCTGCAAGCGTTTTAGTCGGTGACTTCCTCTATTCAAGGGCATTTCAGATGATGGTTGGCCCAAATGATCTTCGGGTAATGCAAATACTGTCAGATGCCACTAATACGATTGCTGAAGGTGAGGTTTTGCAACTTCTTAATATGAATGACCCAGAGGTTGATGAAGCAAGCTACCTACAAGTGATTCGCTACAAAACTGCCAAATTGTTTGAAGCCTCTACCGAGCTTGGAGCGATTTTGGCAAACAGTACCGATTCACAACGTGAACAGGCTGGTGCGTTTGGTCGTCACATCGGAACGGCATTTCAATTGATGGATGATCTTTTGGACTACACAGCAAGCGCTGCTCAAATGGGAAAAAATGCTGGTGATGATTTACGTGAAGGTAAGCCGACCTTACCTCTTATCTACCTGCTAGAAAATGGCAGCAATGAAGAGCGCTTATTGGTTCGCGCTGCTATCGAACAAAATCAGGATTTACCGGACGATGTCTTTGCGCAGATTTTGGCCGCAGTGCAAACCTCTGGCGCTCTTGATTACACTCAAGCTGCTGCAAAACGCGAAGCAGACCTAGCATTGGAATGCATCAACGACTTTCCAAGCAATGAGGCAACCACTGCATTACGGGCCTTGTGCGAATACTCACTCGCACGACAGACTTAA